The following are encoded together in the Variovorax sp. PBS-H4 genome:
- the ispF gene encoding 2-C-methyl-D-erythritol 2,4-cyclodiphosphate synthase, translating to MSAFDIRIGEGWDVHQLVAGRKLVLGGIEIPHTTGLLGHSDADVLLHAITDALLGAAGLGDIGRHFPDTDAQFRGADSAVLLAEAVRRVRAAGWQIGNIDSTVIAQAPKLAPHLPAMCARIAAALEVGPDQVNVKAKTAEKLGPVGEGRAMEARAVVLLHR from the coding sequence ATGAGCGCATTCGACATCCGCATCGGCGAGGGCTGGGATGTGCACCAGCTGGTCGCCGGCCGCAAGCTGGTCCTCGGCGGCATCGAGATTCCGCACACCACCGGCCTGCTCGGCCACTCCGACGCCGACGTGCTGCTGCACGCCATCACCGATGCGCTGCTGGGTGCCGCCGGGCTGGGCGACATCGGCCGCCATTTCCCGGACACCGATGCGCAGTTCCGCGGTGCCGATTCGGCCGTGCTGCTGGCCGAGGCCGTGCGGCGCGTGCGCGCGGCCGGCTGGCAGATCGGCAACATCGACAGCACCGTGATCGCGCAGGCGCCCAAGCTGGCACCGCATCTTCCTGCGATGTGCGCACGCATCGCGGCCGCCCTCGAGGTCGGGCCCGACCAAGTCAATGTGAAGGCGAAGACGGCCGAGAAACTGGGCCCGGTGGGCGAGGGCCGGGCGATGGAAGCGCGCGCCGTGGTGCTCCTGCACCGCTGA
- the ispD gene encoding 2-C-methyl-D-erythritol 4-phosphate cytidylyltransferase, whose product MTPSRLFVLIPCAGSGSRAGGTGPKQYQRIAGWPMVRHTLEAFRALAGRFAGIALVVSPQDREVGAALPRFPAEGEYLLQVGGATRAASVRNGLLALRQTAGAGPHDWVLVHDAARCLVTPTQIEALVAACEHDAVGGLLAHRLPDTLKVASPEGRVADTLTRADKWLAQTPQMFRIGMLLDALERAGDAVTDEASAIESIGLAPLLVPGSAQNFKVTFPEDFALAEALLKSRK is encoded by the coding sequence ATGACCCCTTCCCGTCTTTTCGTCCTGATTCCCTGCGCGGGCTCCGGCAGCCGTGCCGGCGGCACCGGCCCCAAGCAGTACCAGCGCATCGCCGGCTGGCCGATGGTGCGCCACACGCTGGAAGCTTTCCGCGCGCTGGCGGGCCGGTTTGCAGGCATTGCGCTGGTGGTGTCGCCGCAAGACCGTGAAGTGGGCGCCGCGCTGCCGCGCTTTCCTGCCGAGGGCGAATACCTGCTGCAGGTCGGTGGCGCGACGCGCGCGGCCAGTGTGCGCAACGGCCTGCTGGCGCTCAGGCAGACGGCCGGTGCCGGCCCGCACGACTGGGTTCTGGTGCACGACGCGGCCCGCTGCCTGGTGACGCCGACGCAGATCGAGGCCCTGGTCGCCGCCTGCGAGCACGATGCCGTGGGGGGGCTGCTGGCCCACCGCCTGCCGGACACGCTGAAGGTCGCGTCCCCCGAGGGACGGGTGGCGGACACGCTGACACGCGCCGACAAGTGGCTGGCGCAGACGCCCCAGATGTTTCGCATCGGCATGCTGCTCGATGCGCTGGAGCGCGCCGGTGATGCCGTCACCGATGAAGCCAGCGCGATCGAAAGCATCGGCCTCGCGCCGCTGCTGGTGCCGGGCAGCGCACAGAATTTCAAGGTCACTTTCCCAGAGGACTTCGCGCTGGCCGAGGCGCTCCTGAAGAGCCGCAAATGA
- the mfd gene encoding transcription-repair coupling factor, translating to MDLPALTAGKRFTLPRPPLSADALLLAQLAEREKSAGRATAVFTADANDAQRLIDELAFFAPELRCALFPDWETLPYDSFSPHQDLISERLATLWRISQKEADVVVVPATTALYRLAPPAFLAGYTFHFKARQKLEESKLKAQLTLAGYSHVTQVVSPGEYAVRGGLIDLFPMGSQVPFRVDLFDDEIDSIRTFDPDTQRSLYPVPEVRLLPGREFPMDDEARTRFRSRWRELLEGDPTRSRLYKDMGNGVATAGIEYYLPLFFEETATVFDYLGAETTVVLHGDLEPAFQHFWQDTGERYRLVQGDPERPALPPEALFLNAEQFYQRAKPHPQLAIRGEAEGNPYAEFEALPPFAVVRGADDPLVKLKAHVAATPHRVLVLAESDGRRESLLDFLRASGISPPAFDSLAEFEASPDEKIGIATAALVAGFAWTEPGIDFVTETELFATAPSARRRNRKQEQVSDVEALIKDLSELAVGDPVVHSAHGIGRYRGLVHMDLGQGTGADGKPMLQEMLHLEYADKATLYVPVAQLHLISRYTGVSADEAPLHKLGSGQWEKAKRKAAEQVRDSAAELLNIYARRAAREGHAFRFSAADYEVFANDFGFDETADQKAAIHAVIQDMISPQPMDRLVCGDVGFGKTEVALRAAFVAVTGGKQVAFLAPTTLLAEQHYQTLMDRFAKWPVKVAEMSRFRSAKEINAAAKGLADGSVDIVVGTHKLLSSSVKFKNLGLLIIDEEHRFGVRHKEAMKALRAEVDVLTLTATPIPRTLGMALEGLRDLSVIATAPQRRLAIKTFVRNEGTGVIREAVLRELKRGGQVYFLHNEVETIENRRQKLEQILPEARVAVAHGQMPERELERVMRDFVAQRYNLLLCSTIIETGIDVPSANTIVMSRADKFGLAQLHQLRGRVGRSHHQAYAYLMVPDIDGLTKQAAQRLDAIQQMEELGSGFYLAMHDLEIRGAGEVLGENQSGNMMEIGFQLYNEMLAEAVRSLKAGHEPDLLSPLSVTTEINLHAPALLPEDYCGDVHLRLSFYKKLATAKTSDQIDTLLEEIVDRFGKLPPQAQTLIDMHRLRVLARPYGVLKVDAAPGAIHITFKKDPPVDSMAIIQLIQKNKHIKLAGNEKLRIERELKEPKERAQMVRDVLRSLGQPKTAEATPA from the coding sequence ATGGACCTCCCCGCTCTTACCGCAGGCAAACGCTTCACGCTGCCGCGCCCACCCCTCTCCGCCGACGCGCTCCTGCTGGCGCAACTGGCCGAACGCGAGAAGTCGGCCGGACGCGCCACCGCCGTCTTCACCGCCGACGCCAACGACGCACAGCGGCTGATCGACGAGCTCGCCTTCTTCGCGCCCGAGCTGCGCTGTGCCCTGTTCCCCGACTGGGAGACGCTGCCCTACGACAGTTTCTCTCCCCACCAGGACCTGATCAGCGAGCGATTGGCCACGCTGTGGCGCATCAGCCAGAAGGAAGCCGACGTCGTGGTGGTGCCGGCCACCACCGCGCTGTATCGCCTGGCGCCGCCGGCCTTCCTGGCGGGCTACACCTTCCATTTCAAGGCCAGGCAGAAGCTCGAGGAGTCCAAGCTCAAGGCCCAGCTCACGCTGGCCGGCTACAGCCACGTCACGCAGGTCGTGAGCCCGGGCGAGTACGCGGTGCGCGGCGGGCTGATCGACCTGTTCCCGATGGGCTCGCAGGTGCCCTTCCGGGTCGACCTGTTCGACGACGAGATCGACTCGATCCGCACCTTCGACCCCGACACCCAGCGCAGCCTCTACCCCGTGCCCGAGGTGCGCCTGCTGCCGGGCCGCGAGTTCCCCATGGACGACGAGGCCCGCACGCGCTTTCGAAGCCGCTGGCGCGAGCTGCTGGAGGGCGACCCCACCCGCAGCCGGCTCTACAAGGACATGGGCAACGGCGTCGCGACGGCCGGAATCGAGTACTACCTCCCGCTCTTCTTCGAGGAGACGGCCACCGTGTTTGACTACCTCGGCGCCGAGACGACCGTGGTGCTGCATGGCGACCTCGAACCCGCGTTCCAGCATTTCTGGCAGGACACGGGCGAACGCTATCGGTTGGTGCAGGGCGATCCGGAGCGGCCGGCGCTGCCGCCGGAGGCGCTGTTCCTGAACGCGGAGCAGTTCTACCAGCGCGCGAAGCCGCATCCGCAGTTGGCGATTCGAGGTGAAGCCGAGGGCAACCCCTACGCCGAATTCGAGGCGCTCCCGCCATTCGCCGTGGTCCGCGGCGCCGACGACCCGCTCGTCAAGCTCAAGGCGCACGTTGCCGCGACCCCGCACCGCGTGCTCGTCCTCGCCGAAAGCGACGGCCGTCGCGAAAGCCTGCTCGACTTCTTGCGCGCCAGCGGGATCAGCCCGCCCGCGTTCGATTCGCTGGCCGAGTTCGAAGCCTCGCCCGACGAGAAGATCGGCATCGCCACCGCGGCGCTGGTGGCCGGCTTCGCGTGGACCGAGCCAGGCATCGACTTCGTCACCGAGACCGAGCTCTTTGCCACCGCGCCTTCGGCGCGCCGGCGCAACCGCAAGCAGGAACAGGTCAGCGACGTCGAGGCGCTGATCAAGGACCTGAGCGAGCTGGCCGTCGGCGACCCGGTGGTGCACTCCGCGCACGGCATCGGGCGCTACCGCGGCCTGGTCCACATGGACCTGGGCCAGGGCACCGGCGCAGACGGGAAGCCGATGCTGCAGGAGATGCTGCACCTGGAGTACGCCGACAAGGCCACCCTCTACGTGCCGGTCGCGCAGCTGCACCTGATCAGCCGCTACACCGGCGTCAGCGCGGACGAGGCGCCGCTGCACAAGCTCGGCTCCGGCCAGTGGGAAAAGGCCAAGCGCAAGGCCGCCGAGCAGGTGCGCGACTCCGCCGCCGAGCTGCTCAACATCTACGCCCGGCGCGCCGCGCGCGAGGGCCACGCCTTCCGCTTCTCGGCCGCCGACTACGAGGTCTTCGCCAACGACTTCGGCTTCGACGAAACGGCCGACCAGAAAGCCGCGATCCATGCGGTGATCCAGGACATGATCTCGCCGCAGCCGATGGACCGCCTGGTTTGCGGCGACGTCGGCTTCGGCAAGACCGAGGTCGCCCTGCGCGCCGCCTTCGTCGCGGTGACCGGGGGCAAGCAGGTCGCCTTCCTCGCGCCCACGACCCTGCTTGCCGAGCAGCACTACCAGACGCTGATGGACCGCTTCGCGAAGTGGCCGGTCAAGGTCGCAGAAATGAGCCGCTTCCGCTCGGCCAAGGAGATCAATGCCGCCGCCAAGGGCCTGGCCGACGGCAGCGTGGACATCGTGGTCGGCACGCACAAGCTGCTTTCCAGCAGCGTGAAGTTCAAGAACCTCGGCCTGCTCATCATCGACGAGGAGCACCGCTTCGGCGTTCGCCACAAGGAGGCGATGAAAGCCCTGCGCGCCGAGGTCGATGTCCTGACGCTCACCGCCACCCCCATCCCGCGCACGCTGGGCATGGCGCTCGAAGGCCTGCGTGACCTCAGCGTGATCGCCACCGCCCCGCAGCGCCGCCTGGCGATCAAGACCTTCGTGCGCAACGAAGGCACCGGCGTGATCCGCGAAGCCGTGCTGCGCGAGCTCAAGCGCGGCGGCCAGGTCTACTTCCTGCACAACGAGGTCGAGACCATCGAGAACCGGCGTCAGAAGCTGGAGCAGATCCTGCCCGAGGCCCGCGTCGCGGTCGCTCATGGCCAGATGCCCGAGCGCGAGCTGGAGCGCGTGATGCGCGACTTCGTCGCCCAGCGCTACAACCTGCTGCTGTGCTCGACCATCATCGAAACCGGCATCGACGTGCCGAGCGCCAACACCATCGTCATGAGCCGCGCCGACAAGTTCGGCCTGGCCCAGCTGCACCAGCTGCGCGGCCGCGTCGGCCGCAGCCATCACCAGGCCTATGCCTACCTGATGGTGCCCGACATCGATGGCCTGACCAAGCAGGCCGCGCAGCGCCTCGACGCCATCCAGCAGATGGAGGAACTCGGCTCCGGCTTCTACCTCGCGATGCACGACCTCGAGATCCGCGGCGCCGGCGAAGTGCTGGGCGAGAACCAGAGCGGCAACATGATGGAGATCGGTTTCCAGCTCTACAACGAGATGCTGGCCGAGGCCGTGCGCTCGCTCAAGGCCGGCCACGAGCCCGACCTGCTGTCGCCGCTGTCCGTCACCACCGAGATCAACCTGCACGCACCCGCCCTGCTGCCCGAGGACTACTGCGGCGACGTGCACCTGCGCCTGTCCTTCTACAAGAAGCTCGCCACCGCGAAGACCTCCGACCAGATCGATACGCTGCTCGAGGAGATCGTCGACCGTTTCGGCAAGCTCCCGCCGCAGGCCCAGACGCTGATCGACATGCATCGGCTGCGCGTGCTGGCGCGCCCGTATGGCGTGCTCAAGGTCGATGCCGCACCTGGCGCGATCCACATCACCTTCAAGAAGGACCCGCCGGTCGATTCGATGGCCATCATCCAGCTCATTCAGAAGAACAAGCACATCAAGCTGGCCGGCAACGAAAAGCTGCGCATCGAGCGCGAGCTCAAGGAGCCGAAGGAGCGGGCGCAGATGGTGCGCGACGTGCTGCGCAGCCTCGGACAACCCAAGACGGCGGAAGCTACACCGGCATGA
- the serB gene encoding phosphoserine phosphatase SerB: protein MTSTLRELSPGLAIRRITPPLALPDFKLIAFDMDSTLINIECIDEIADAVGKKAEVAAITEATMRGEIKDFKESLRRRVALLQGVPVSALQEVYDQRLRLNPGAETLVAACKAAGLKVLLVSGGFTFFANRVKERLGIDFARSNLLDEADGKLTGRVVVQSWGDICDGAEKRRTLLEVASLLGISPAECIAVGDGANDLPMMGEAGLSVAYHAKPKVRAEAMVAIDEGGLDRLLEVVR from the coding sequence ATGACCAGCACTCTTCGAGAACTCTCCCCCGGCCTCGCCATCCGGCGAATCACGCCGCCGCTTGCCCTGCCCGACTTCAAGCTGATCGCGTTCGACATGGACTCGACGCTGATCAACATCGAATGCATCGACGAAATCGCCGACGCGGTCGGCAAGAAGGCCGAGGTCGCGGCCATCACCGAGGCGACGATGCGCGGCGAGATCAAGGACTTCAAGGAAAGCCTGCGGCGCCGCGTGGCCCTGCTTCAGGGCGTGCCGGTCTCTGCCCTGCAGGAGGTCTACGACCAGCGCCTGCGCCTCAATCCCGGCGCCGAGACGCTGGTGGCGGCCTGCAAGGCGGCCGGCCTCAAGGTGCTGCTGGTCTCGGGCGGATTCACCTTCTTCGCCAACCGGGTGAAGGAGCGGCTGGGCATCGACTTCGCGCGCTCAAACCTGCTCGACGAGGCCGACGGCAAGCTCACGGGGCGCGTGGTGGTGCAGTCCTGGGGTGATATCTGCGACGGCGCCGAGAAGCGCCGCACGTTGCTGGAAGTCGCCTCGCTGCTGGGCATCTCGCCCGCCGAATGCATCGCGGTGGGCGACGGCGCCAACGACTTGCCGATGATGGGCGAGGCGGGGCTGTCGGTGGCCTACCACGCCAAGCCCAAGGTGCGTGCAGAGGCCATGGTGGCCATCGACGAGGGCGGCCTCGACCGGCTGCTCGAAGTCGTGCGCTGA
- a CDS encoding Bug family tripartite tricarboxylate transporter substrate binding protein, producing the protein MKRRQTLAVLGAAATALVLPGLAHAAYPERPITLIVPWGAGGGTDAVARIIAAELEKELKQPINVVNRTGGSGVVGHQAIASAAPDGYTLGILTVEIGMMRHAGLTQLSGADYTPLALMNFDANAIFVRDDSPIKSAKELLDAAKANPGKLKASGTGQGGIWHLGLAQWLVDNKLPGNAIGWVPSQGAAPGLQDLMAGGVDVVSCSLPEARSLIDAGKVRPLLLLASKPDGIFPKVPLYTDAAGKMWNAGAWRGIAAPKGLPKEQTDQLAAMLKKIFDGKAYQDFLASRGFGALYADRADFGKFMAEKDAGFAVAMKAVGIAK; encoded by the coding sequence ATGAAGCGCCGCCAAACCCTGGCCGTCCTCGGTGCAGCCGCCACCGCCCTGGTCCTTCCCGGGCTCGCCCATGCGGCCTACCCCGAGCGCCCGATCACCCTGATCGTGCCGTGGGGCGCCGGCGGCGGCACCGATGCGGTGGCCCGCATCATCGCGGCCGAGCTCGAGAAGGAGCTCAAGCAGCCCATCAACGTGGTCAACCGCACGGGCGGCAGCGGCGTGGTCGGGCACCAGGCCATCGCTTCCGCTGCGCCGGATGGGTACACCCTGGGCATCCTCACCGTCGAGATCGGGATGATGCGCCACGCGGGCCTCACCCAGCTCTCCGGCGCCGACTACACCCCGCTCGCGCTGATGAACTTCGACGCCAACGCCATCTTCGTGCGCGACGATTCGCCCATCAAGAGTGCCAAGGAGCTGCTCGATGCAGCCAAGGCCAATCCCGGCAAGCTCAAGGCCAGCGGCACCGGACAGGGCGGCATCTGGCATCTCGGCCTTGCGCAATGGCTGGTCGACAACAAGCTGCCCGGCAACGCGATCGGCTGGGTTCCCAGCCAGGGCGCCGCGCCGGGCCTTCAGGACCTGATGGCAGGCGGCGTGGACGTGGTGTCGTGCTCGCTGCCCGAGGCACGTTCGCTGATCGACGCCGGCAAGGTGCGGCCGTTGCTGCTGCTGGCCTCCAAGCCCGATGGCATCTTCCCCAAGGTACCGCTGTACACCGACGCCGCGGGCAAGATGTGGAACGCCGGTGCCTGGCGCGGCATTGCGGCGCCCAAGGGGCTGCCCAAGGAACAGACCGACCAGCTCGCCGCCATGCTCAAGAAGATCTTCGACGGCAAGGCCTACCAGGACTTCCTGGCCTCCCGTGGTTTCGGCGCGCTGTATGCCGACCGCGCCGACTTCGGCAAGTTCATGGCCGAGAAGGACGCGGGCTTCGCGGTGGCGATGAAGGCCGTCGGCATCGCCAAGTAA
- a CDS encoding tripartite tricarboxylate transporter TctB family protein: protein MRIHDSLIGGVLLLLSLAVLWHVQSFPPAAGQNFGPALFPGLAAAGLALCSLALTWQGLRSGQPLLVLGHGLRSPRRLAAFAIVIASMAFYILLSDRLGFVLCSLLVLTLLQWACGVRLPVALAVALLATLVIHTCFYKLLKVPLPWGVLQRFAW, encoded by the coding sequence ATGCGCATCCACGACAGCCTGATCGGTGGCGTGCTGTTGCTGCTTTCGCTGGCGGTGCTCTGGCATGTCCAGAGTTTTCCACCGGCGGCGGGCCAGAACTTCGGGCCGGCGCTGTTCCCCGGGCTCGCCGCAGCCGGCCTCGCGCTGTGCTCGCTGGCGCTGACGTGGCAGGGGCTGCGCAGCGGCCAGCCCTTGCTCGTGCTCGGCCACGGCCTGCGCTCGCCACGGCGCCTCGCGGCATTCGCGATCGTCATCGCCAGCATGGCGTTCTACATCCTGCTGTCCGACCGGCTCGGCTTCGTGCTGTGCAGCCTGCTGGTGCTGACGCTGCTGCAGTGGGCCTGCGGCGTGCGCCTGCCGGTCGCGCTCGCAGTGGCACTCCTGGCCACGCTGGTGATCCACACCTGCTTCTACAAGCTGCTCAAGGTTCCGCTGCCGTGGGGCGTGCTGCAGCGCTTCGCGTGGTGA